The Thermanaerovibrio acidaminovorans DSM 6589 genome contains a region encoding:
- a CDS encoding L-serine ammonia-lyase, iron-sulfur-dependent, subunit alpha, whose protein sequence is MKRVSILNNVIGPVMRGPSSSHTAGPWRIGRVLRDLLGSEPQEARIVMDPSSSIGVCYETQGSHLAMLAGLLDLPLTDLRFHDLVRLAPRMGFRAHFELAPFPEADHPNSVLFHLKGRGGEILTAHGRSVGGGSMEIASLDRFPVMITGDRYHLLVEAPAEHADLACQALSSWDREPSLACVQDRCLVQASSHSAPPGELMGYVVVLAEQEGWLVRSCGPVMYPLAGEELCSDAAGLVSLALERGLSLGQAALLSESSLLGIPIEELDREMEGRLRVMIRSVEDGFRIESPMRLIRPFAGGLLEAHREGRFPIGGPHLMAALRAAAAMHVNSSGGVVCAAPTGGSAGVLPGVLVTLLEDLDVPREMVLRGLWAAGAVGQCLDRVSTFAAEACGCQVEIGAAGAMAAAAVVEALGGTPKRACDAAATVFQNVMGSVCDLVQGVVEVPCHSRNAALASMALLCADLVMGGYESPVPLDETLWAVDQVGRMLPPELRCTSRGGLALCPSAMALGVDDRLRKV, encoded by the coding sequence ATGAAGAGGGTGAGCATACTCAACAACGTGATAGGCCCGGTTATGAGGGGGCCGTCCAGCTCCCACACCGCGGGGCCTTGGAGGATCGGCCGGGTGCTCCGGGACCTTTTGGGATCCGAGCCCCAGGAGGCCCGGATCGTGATGGACCCCTCCAGCTCCATCGGGGTCTGCTACGAGACCCAGGGGAGTCACCTGGCCATGCTGGCGGGCCTACTGGACCTGCCGCTGACGGACCTAAGGTTCCATGACCTGGTCCGCCTGGCCCCCCGGATGGGGTTTCGGGCCCACTTCGAGCTCGCCCCCTTCCCGGAGGCGGATCATCCCAACAGCGTCCTCTTCCACCTGAAGGGCCGGGGCGGGGAGATCCTCACCGCCCACGGCCGGTCCGTGGGTGGAGGCTCCATGGAGATCGCCTCCCTGGACCGCTTCCCGGTGATGATCACCGGGGACCGGTACCACCTTCTGGTGGAGGCCCCGGCGGAGCATGCGGACCTGGCGTGCCAGGCCCTGTCCTCCTGGGACCGGGAGCCCTCCTTGGCCTGTGTCCAGGATAGGTGCCTGGTTCAGGCCTCGTCCCACTCGGCTCCCCCGGGGGAGCTCATGGGTTACGTGGTTGTCCTGGCGGAGCAGGAGGGGTGGCTGGTGCGGTCCTGCGGACCCGTCATGTATCCACTGGCGGGGGAGGAGCTCTGTTCGGACGCGGCGGGGCTGGTATCCCTGGCGCTGGAGCGGGGCCTGTCCCTGGGTCAGGCGGCGCTGTTGAGCGAGTCGAGCCTGCTTGGGATCCCCATTGAGGAGCTGGACCGGGAGATGGAGGGGCGCCTCCGGGTGATGATCCGGTCGGTGGAGGATGGGTTTAGGATCGAGTCCCCCATGAGGCTCATCAGGCCCTTCGCCGGCGGGCTTCTGGAGGCCCATAGGGAGGGCCGTTTCCCCATAGGGGGGCCTCACCTCATGGCGGCCCTTCGGGCCGCGGCGGCCATGCACGTGAACAGCTCCGGCGGGGTGGTCTGCGCCGCCCCCACCGGGGGATCCGCAGGGGTTCTCCCCGGGGTCCTGGTGACCCTATTGGAGGACCTGGACGTTCCCCGGGAGATGGTGCTCAGGGGACTTTGGGCCGCCGGGGCGGTGGGGCAGTGCCTTGACCGGGTGAGCACCTTCGCCGCCGAGGCCTGCGGATGCCAGGTGGAGATAGGGGCCGCAGGGGCCATGGCCGCTGCGGCGGTGGTGGAGGCCCTGGGGGGCACCCCGAAACGGGCCTGCGACGCCGCCGCCACGGTGTTCCAGAACGTGATGGGCTCCGTCTGCGACCTGGTTCAGGGGGTGGTGGAGGTTCCCTGCCACAGCAGGAACGCCGCCCTGGCCTCCATGGCTCTCCTCTGTGCGGACCTGGTGATGGGGGGCTACGAGAGCCCAGTCCCCCTGGACGAGACCCTGTGGGCGGTGGACCAGGTGGGCCGGATGCTTCCCCCGGAGCTCCGGTGCACCTCCCGGGGGGGCCTGGCCCTCTGTCCCTCCGCCATGGCCCTCGGGGTTGACGATCGATTGCGAAAAGTCTAG